The following are encoded together in the Brassica napus cultivar Da-Ae chromosome A9, Da-Ae, whole genome shotgun sequence genome:
- the LOC106365517 gene encoding uncharacterized protein LOC106365517 has protein sequence MSSNTILTWSLVFFLFLTVSDQKPTAYDAVKSYNLPPGILPKGVVDYELNRKTGDFKVYFNGTCDFSIQSYQLKYKPTISGVISAGQVKNLKGVSVKVLFFWVNIVEVSLDGGDLDFSVGIASASFPAVDFEESPQCGCGFDCNGLLFSS, from the coding sequence aTGTCGTCAAACACAATCCTCACTTGGAGCCTcgtcttctttcttttcctcaccGTCTCCGACCAAAAGCCCACCGCTTACGACGCTGTCAAAAGCTACAACCTACCGCCCGGAATCCTCCCAAAGGGAGTCGTTGACTACGAGCTTAACCGTAAAACCGGCGATTTCAAAGTCTACTTCAACGGCACGTGTGATTTCTCAATCCAATCGTACCAGCTCAAGTACAAACCAACTATCTCCGGGGTTATATCAGCCGGCCAAGTCAAGAATCTGAAAGGCGTTAGCGTTAAGGTGCTTTTTTTCTGGGTCAATATTGTTGAGGTGTCTCTTGACGGCGGCGATCTTGATTTCTCAGTCGGGATTGCGTCGGCGAGTTTCCCGGCGGTTGATTTTGAGGAGAGTCCTCAGTGTGGCTGTGGGTTTGATTGTAATGggcttttattttcttcttga